One Elaeis guineensis isolate ETL-2024a chromosome 10, EG11, whole genome shotgun sequence genomic window carries:
- the LOC105052796 gene encoding phosphatidylinositol 4-phosphate 5-kinase 4-like isoform X4, translated as MFKDIQRIKAWESTVRKTEQQPPARRRSLIFPPLSVAPTADDPATPQSCDNASLDVPVHHAERLLPNGDFYTGQWHNNLPHGTGKYLWTDGCMYEGEWRRGKTMGKGKFSWPSGATYEGAFKSGFMDGFGTYTGSLGDTYRGHWCMNLKHGKGKKSYANGDYYDGEWRSGLQDGHGRYIWKNGNEYVGEWRAGVIHGRGTIVWINGNRYDGGWEDGFPKGNGSFHWADGGLYVGHWSNENGAIQQKGVYYPSPAASSPTPRDPHAAFAAGLGDCKVFPGETVSILPSQKTLNWSGIEENFLHNQAVCGQSKSGDGRPRRRASADKVGTGDTPRRTNEHNNAITGGGNWESGGDYGCDGEEGSVTRGRGAESEGVDGLQLERTESRGNGRWLPIKWPPAEVKRQGETISKGHKNYELMLNLQLGIRHAVGRPAQPSSLDLKSSAFDPKEKVWTRFPPEGTKHTPPHQSCDFKWKDYCPLVFRTLRKLFKVDPGDYMISICGNDALRELSSPGKSGSFFYLTNDDKYMIKTMKKSEVKVLLRMLPAYYNHVRAFEDTLVTKFFGLHCVKVTGATQRKVRFVIMGNLFCTKYAIHRRFDLKGSSHGRTTDKPEENIDANTTLKDLDLNFIFRLQKSWFQDFHRQVDQDCELLEQERIMDYSLLVGVHFREVSQDKLPTEGSSDPDNTNEATPRLSRADRDQFLCDPTRWAAIKLGANMPARVERIKRNDVESLLIGEPTGEFYDVILFFGIIDILQDYDISKKLEHAYKSIQYDPTSISAVDPKQYAKRFRDFIFRVFTENN; from the exons ATGTTCAAGGACATCCAACGCATCAAGGCGTGGGAGTCCACCGTCCGAAAGACGGAGCAGCAGCCGCCGGCGCGGCGGCGCAGCCTTATCTTCCCCCCATTGTCGGTCGCCCCCACCGCCGACGACCCCGCCACCCCCCAGTCCTGCGACAACGCCTCCCTCGACGTCCCCGTCCACCACGCCGAGCGCCTCCTCCCCAACGGCGACTTCTATACGGGCCAGTGGCACAACAACCTCCCCCACGGCACCGGCAAATACCTCTGGACCGATGGGTGCATGTACGAGGGCGAGTGGCGCCGCGGGAAAACCATGGGCAAAGGCAAGTTCAGCTGGCCCTCCGGCGCCACCTACGAGGGTGCGTTCAAGTCCGGATTCATGGACGGGTTCGGCACCTACACCGGCTCTCTCGGGGACACCTACCGCGGCCATTGGTGTATGAACCTTAAGCACGGGAAGGGCAAGAAGTCGTACGCCAACGGCGACTACTACGACGGCGAGTGGCGCTCCGGCCTCCAGGACGGCCACGGCCGCTACATCTGGAAGAACGGCAACGAGTACGTCGGCGAGTGGCGCGCCGGTGTCATCCACGGCCGCGGCACCATCGTCTGGATCAACGGCAACCGGTACGACGGCGGCTGGGAGGACGGCTTCCCCAAGGGCAATGGCAGCTTCCACTGGGCCGACGGCGGCCTCTATGTCGGCCATTGGAGCAACGAGAATGGAGCCATCCAGCAGAAGGGTGTCTACTACCCGTCGCCGGCGGCGAGCTCGCCGACGCCCAGGGATCCCCATGCGGCATTCGCTGCCGGTCTCGGCGACTGCAAGGTCTTCCCTGGGGAGACCGTGTCCATCCTCCCGTCGCAGAAGACGCTGAACTGGTCGGGAATCGAGGAGAATTTCCTCCACAACCAGGCGGTGTGTGGGCAGTCCAAGTCCGGTGACGGCCGGCCGCGAAGGCGGGCATCGGCCGACAAAGTCGGGACCGGAGATACACCGAGGAGGACTAATGAGCACAACAATGCCATTACTGGTGGCGGCAATTGGGAGTCGGGCGGGGATTATGGTTGTGATGGTGAGGAAGGAAGCGTGACCAGGGGAAGAGGGGCAGAGAGCGAGGGGGTTGATGGGCTTCAGCTGGAGCGGACTGAGTCTAGAGGGAATGGAAGGTGGCTGCCGATAAAGTGGCCGCCGGCGGAGGTAAAGAGGCAGGGAGAGACTATCTCCAAAGGGCACAAGAATTATGAGCTCATGCTCAATCTCCAACTTGGGATCAG ACATGCAGTAGGAAGGCCAGCTCAACCTTCCTCgcttgatctgaaatcatctgccTTTGACCCAAAGGAAAAAGTATGGACAAGATTTCCTCCTGAAGGAACAAAACATACACCTCCACACCAGTCTTGTGATTTTAAGTGGAAGGACTACTGCCCATTGGTTTTCAG GACACTGCGCAAACTGTTTAAGGTTGATCCAGGTGATTATATGATCTCTATCTGTGGAAATGATGCCCTTCGGGAACTCTCATCTCCTGGGAAAAGTGGAAGCTTCTTTTACCTAACCAATGATGATAAATACATGATAAAGACTATGAAGAAATCAGAAGTAAAA GTGCTTCTGAGGATGCTCCCAGCCTATTATAACCATGTCCGGGCTTTTGAGGATACTCTAGTTACCAAGTTTTTTGGACTGCATTGTGTCAAAGTTACTGGGGCTACTCAGAGGAAG GTTCGCTTTGTTATTATGGGAAATCTCTTCTGCACCAAGTATGCAATTCATAGGCGTTTCGATCTCAAAGGGTCTTCCCATGGCCGTACAACTGATAAGCCTGAGGAAAATATCGATGCAAACACTACTTTGAAAGACCTGGACCTTAATTTTATATTCCGACTGCAAAAATCTTGGTTTCAGGATTTCCACAG GCAAGTAGATCAAGACTGTGAGCTTCTTGAGCAGGAAAGGATTATGGATTATAGTCTTCTCGTGGGCGTTCATTTTAGAGAAGTGTCCCAAGATAAGCTCCCAACTGA AGGTAGTAGTGATCCTGACAACACAAATGAAGCAACTCCTCGCCTTTCAAGAGCAGACAGGGATCAGTTTCTTTGTGATCCAACCAG GTGGGCTGCAATCAAACTTGGTGCAAACATGCCTGCTAGGGTCGAACGAATAAAGAGGAATGATGTTGAATCCCTGCTGATTGGGGAACCAACAGGAGagttttatgatgtaatattgttCTTTGGCATCATTGACATTCTCCAAGACTATGACATTAGCAAAAAGCTCGAACATGCCTACAAGTCCATCCAGTATGATCCAACATCAATATCAGCTGTTGATCCGAAGCAATATGCAAAGCGCTTTCGTGACTTCATATTCAGGGTATTCACAGAAAACAACTAA
- the LOC105052796 gene encoding phosphatidylinositol 4-phosphate 5-kinase 4-like isoform X1, whose product MFKDIQRIKAWESTVRKTEQQPPARRRSLIFPPLSVAPTADDPATPQSCDNASLDVPVHHAERLLPNGDFYTGQWHNNLPHGTGKYLWTDGCMYEGEWRRGKTMGKGKFSWPSGATYEGAFKSGFMDGFGTYTGSLGDTYRGHWCMNLKHGKGKKSYANGDYYDGEWRSGLQDGHGRYIWKNGNEYVGEWRAGVIHGRGTIVWINGNRYDGGWEDGFPKGNGSFHWADGGLYVGHWSNENGAIQQKGVYYPSPAASSPTPRDPHAAFAAGLGDCKVFPGETVSILPSQKTLNWSGIEENFLHNQAVCGQSKSGDGRPRRRASADKVGTGDTPRRTNEHNNAITGGGNWESGGDYGCDGEEGSVTRGRGAESEGVDGLQLERTESRGNGRWLPIKWPPAEVKRQGETISKGHKNYELMLNLQLGIRHAVGRPAQPSSLDLKSSAFDPKEKVWTRFPPEGTKHTPPHQSCDFKWKDYCPLVFRTLRKLFKVDPGDYMISICGNDALRELSSPGKSGSFFYLTNDDKYMIKTMKKSEVKVLLRMLPAYYNHVRAFEDTLVTKFFGLHCVKVTGATQRKVRFVIMGNLFCTKYAIHRRFDLKGSSHGRTTDKPEENIDANTTLKDLDLNFIFRLQKSWFQDFHRQVDQDCELLEQERIMDYSLLVGVHFREVSQEVVVILTTQMKQLLAFQEQTGISFFVIQPGGLQSNLVQTCLLGSNE is encoded by the exons ATGTTCAAGGACATCCAACGCATCAAGGCGTGGGAGTCCACCGTCCGAAAGACGGAGCAGCAGCCGCCGGCGCGGCGGCGCAGCCTTATCTTCCCCCCATTGTCGGTCGCCCCCACCGCCGACGACCCCGCCACCCCCCAGTCCTGCGACAACGCCTCCCTCGACGTCCCCGTCCACCACGCCGAGCGCCTCCTCCCCAACGGCGACTTCTATACGGGCCAGTGGCACAACAACCTCCCCCACGGCACCGGCAAATACCTCTGGACCGATGGGTGCATGTACGAGGGCGAGTGGCGCCGCGGGAAAACCATGGGCAAAGGCAAGTTCAGCTGGCCCTCCGGCGCCACCTACGAGGGTGCGTTCAAGTCCGGATTCATGGACGGGTTCGGCACCTACACCGGCTCTCTCGGGGACACCTACCGCGGCCATTGGTGTATGAACCTTAAGCACGGGAAGGGCAAGAAGTCGTACGCCAACGGCGACTACTACGACGGCGAGTGGCGCTCCGGCCTCCAGGACGGCCACGGCCGCTACATCTGGAAGAACGGCAACGAGTACGTCGGCGAGTGGCGCGCCGGTGTCATCCACGGCCGCGGCACCATCGTCTGGATCAACGGCAACCGGTACGACGGCGGCTGGGAGGACGGCTTCCCCAAGGGCAATGGCAGCTTCCACTGGGCCGACGGCGGCCTCTATGTCGGCCATTGGAGCAACGAGAATGGAGCCATCCAGCAGAAGGGTGTCTACTACCCGTCGCCGGCGGCGAGCTCGCCGACGCCCAGGGATCCCCATGCGGCATTCGCTGCCGGTCTCGGCGACTGCAAGGTCTTCCCTGGGGAGACCGTGTCCATCCTCCCGTCGCAGAAGACGCTGAACTGGTCGGGAATCGAGGAGAATTTCCTCCACAACCAGGCGGTGTGTGGGCAGTCCAAGTCCGGTGACGGCCGGCCGCGAAGGCGGGCATCGGCCGACAAAGTCGGGACCGGAGATACACCGAGGAGGACTAATGAGCACAACAATGCCATTACTGGTGGCGGCAATTGGGAGTCGGGCGGGGATTATGGTTGTGATGGTGAGGAAGGAAGCGTGACCAGGGGAAGAGGGGCAGAGAGCGAGGGGGTTGATGGGCTTCAGCTGGAGCGGACTGAGTCTAGAGGGAATGGAAGGTGGCTGCCGATAAAGTGGCCGCCGGCGGAGGTAAAGAGGCAGGGAGAGACTATCTCCAAAGGGCACAAGAATTATGAGCTCATGCTCAATCTCCAACTTGGGATCAG ACATGCAGTAGGAAGGCCAGCTCAACCTTCCTCgcttgatctgaaatcatctgccTTTGACCCAAAGGAAAAAGTATGGACAAGATTTCCTCCTGAAGGAACAAAACATACACCTCCACACCAGTCTTGTGATTTTAAGTGGAAGGACTACTGCCCATTGGTTTTCAG GACACTGCGCAAACTGTTTAAGGTTGATCCAGGTGATTATATGATCTCTATCTGTGGAAATGATGCCCTTCGGGAACTCTCATCTCCTGGGAAAAGTGGAAGCTTCTTTTACCTAACCAATGATGATAAATACATGATAAAGACTATGAAGAAATCAGAAGTAAAA GTGCTTCTGAGGATGCTCCCAGCCTATTATAACCATGTCCGGGCTTTTGAGGATACTCTAGTTACCAAGTTTTTTGGACTGCATTGTGTCAAAGTTACTGGGGCTACTCAGAGGAAG GTTCGCTTTGTTATTATGGGAAATCTCTTCTGCACCAAGTATGCAATTCATAGGCGTTTCGATCTCAAAGGGTCTTCCCATGGCCGTACAACTGATAAGCCTGAGGAAAATATCGATGCAAACACTACTTTGAAAGACCTGGACCTTAATTTTATATTCCGACTGCAAAAATCTTGGTTTCAGGATTTCCACAG GCAAGTAGATCAAGACTGTGAGCTTCTTGAGCAGGAAAGGATTATGGATTATAGTCTTCTCGTGGGCGTTCATTTTAGAGAAGTGTCCCAAG AGGTAGTAGTGATCCTGACAACACAAATGAAGCAACTCCTCGCCTTTCAAGAGCAGACAGGGATCAGTTTCTTTGTGATCCAACCAG GTGGGCTGCAATCAAACTTGGTGCAAACATGCCTGCTAGGGTCGAACGAATAA
- the LOC105052796 gene encoding phosphatidylinositol 4-phosphate 5-kinase 4-like isoform X2: MFKDIQRIKAWESTVRKTEQQPPARRRSLIFPPLSVAPTADDPATPQSCDNASLDVPVHHAERLLPNGDFYTGQWHNNLPHGTGKYLWTDGCMYEGEWRRGKTMGKGKFSWPSGATYEGAFKSGFMDGFGTYTGSLGDTYRGHWCMNLKHGKGKKSYANGDYYDGEWRSGLQDGHGRYIWKNGNEYVGEWRAGVIHGRGTIVWINGNRYDGGWEDGFPKGNGSFHWADGGLYVGHWSNENGAIQQKGVYYPSPAASSPTPRDPHAAFAAGLGDCKVFPGETVSILPSQKTLNWSGIEENFLHNQAVCGQSKSGDGRPRRRASADKVGTGDTPRRTNEHNNAITGGGNWESGGDYGCDGEEGSVTRGRGAESEGVDGLQLERTESRGNGRWLPIKWPPAEVKRQGETISKGHKNYELMLNLQLGIRHAVGRPAQPSSLDLKSSAFDPKEKVWTRFPPEGTKHTPPHQSCDFKWKDYCPLVFRTLRKLFKVDPGDYMISICGNDALRELSSPGKSGSFFYLTNDDKYMIKTMKKSEVKVLLRMLPAYYNHVRAFEDTLVTKFFGLHCVKVTGATQRKVRFVIMGNLFCTKYAIHRRFDLKGSSHGRTTDKPEENIDANTTLKDLDLNFIFRLQKSWFQDFHRQVDQDCELLEQERIMDYSLLVGVHFREVSQEVVVILTTQMKQLLAFQEQTGISFFVIQPGIS; the protein is encoded by the exons ATGTTCAAGGACATCCAACGCATCAAGGCGTGGGAGTCCACCGTCCGAAAGACGGAGCAGCAGCCGCCGGCGCGGCGGCGCAGCCTTATCTTCCCCCCATTGTCGGTCGCCCCCACCGCCGACGACCCCGCCACCCCCCAGTCCTGCGACAACGCCTCCCTCGACGTCCCCGTCCACCACGCCGAGCGCCTCCTCCCCAACGGCGACTTCTATACGGGCCAGTGGCACAACAACCTCCCCCACGGCACCGGCAAATACCTCTGGACCGATGGGTGCATGTACGAGGGCGAGTGGCGCCGCGGGAAAACCATGGGCAAAGGCAAGTTCAGCTGGCCCTCCGGCGCCACCTACGAGGGTGCGTTCAAGTCCGGATTCATGGACGGGTTCGGCACCTACACCGGCTCTCTCGGGGACACCTACCGCGGCCATTGGTGTATGAACCTTAAGCACGGGAAGGGCAAGAAGTCGTACGCCAACGGCGACTACTACGACGGCGAGTGGCGCTCCGGCCTCCAGGACGGCCACGGCCGCTACATCTGGAAGAACGGCAACGAGTACGTCGGCGAGTGGCGCGCCGGTGTCATCCACGGCCGCGGCACCATCGTCTGGATCAACGGCAACCGGTACGACGGCGGCTGGGAGGACGGCTTCCCCAAGGGCAATGGCAGCTTCCACTGGGCCGACGGCGGCCTCTATGTCGGCCATTGGAGCAACGAGAATGGAGCCATCCAGCAGAAGGGTGTCTACTACCCGTCGCCGGCGGCGAGCTCGCCGACGCCCAGGGATCCCCATGCGGCATTCGCTGCCGGTCTCGGCGACTGCAAGGTCTTCCCTGGGGAGACCGTGTCCATCCTCCCGTCGCAGAAGACGCTGAACTGGTCGGGAATCGAGGAGAATTTCCTCCACAACCAGGCGGTGTGTGGGCAGTCCAAGTCCGGTGACGGCCGGCCGCGAAGGCGGGCATCGGCCGACAAAGTCGGGACCGGAGATACACCGAGGAGGACTAATGAGCACAACAATGCCATTACTGGTGGCGGCAATTGGGAGTCGGGCGGGGATTATGGTTGTGATGGTGAGGAAGGAAGCGTGACCAGGGGAAGAGGGGCAGAGAGCGAGGGGGTTGATGGGCTTCAGCTGGAGCGGACTGAGTCTAGAGGGAATGGAAGGTGGCTGCCGATAAAGTGGCCGCCGGCGGAGGTAAAGAGGCAGGGAGAGACTATCTCCAAAGGGCACAAGAATTATGAGCTCATGCTCAATCTCCAACTTGGGATCAG ACATGCAGTAGGAAGGCCAGCTCAACCTTCCTCgcttgatctgaaatcatctgccTTTGACCCAAAGGAAAAAGTATGGACAAGATTTCCTCCTGAAGGAACAAAACATACACCTCCACACCAGTCTTGTGATTTTAAGTGGAAGGACTACTGCCCATTGGTTTTCAG GACACTGCGCAAACTGTTTAAGGTTGATCCAGGTGATTATATGATCTCTATCTGTGGAAATGATGCCCTTCGGGAACTCTCATCTCCTGGGAAAAGTGGAAGCTTCTTTTACCTAACCAATGATGATAAATACATGATAAAGACTATGAAGAAATCAGAAGTAAAA GTGCTTCTGAGGATGCTCCCAGCCTATTATAACCATGTCCGGGCTTTTGAGGATACTCTAGTTACCAAGTTTTTTGGACTGCATTGTGTCAAAGTTACTGGGGCTACTCAGAGGAAG GTTCGCTTTGTTATTATGGGAAATCTCTTCTGCACCAAGTATGCAATTCATAGGCGTTTCGATCTCAAAGGGTCTTCCCATGGCCGTACAACTGATAAGCCTGAGGAAAATATCGATGCAAACACTACTTTGAAAGACCTGGACCTTAATTTTATATTCCGACTGCAAAAATCTTGGTTTCAGGATTTCCACAG GCAAGTAGATCAAGACTGTGAGCTTCTTGAGCAGGAAAGGATTATGGATTATAGTCTTCTCGTGGGCGTTCATTTTAGAGAAGTGTCCCAAG AGGTAGTAGTGATCCTGACAACACAAATGAAGCAACTCCTCGCCTTTCAAGAGCAGACAGGGATCAGTTTCTTTGTGATCCAACCAG GCATCTCGTAA
- the LOC105052796 gene encoding phosphatidylinositol 4-phosphate 5-kinase 4-like isoform X5 has product MFKDIQRIKAWESTVRKTEQQPPARRRSLIFPPLSVAPTADDPATPQSCDNASLDVPVHHAERLLPNGDFYTGQWHNNLPHGTGKYLWTDGCMYEGEWRRGKTMGKGKFSWPSGATYEGAFKSGFMDGFGTYTGSLGDTYRGHWCMNLKHGKGKKSYANGDYYDGEWRSGLQDGHGRYIWKNGNEYVGEWRAGVIHGRGTIVWINGNRYDGGWEDGFPKGNGSFHWADGGLYVGHWSNENGAIQQKGVYYPSPAASSPTPRDPHAAFAAGLGDCKVFPGETVSILPSQKTLNWSGIEENFLHNQAVCGQSKSGDGRPRRRASADKVGTGDTPRRTNEHNNAITGGGNWESGGDYGCDGEEGSVTRGRGAESEGVDGLQLERTESRGNGRWLPIKWPPAEVKRQGETISKGHKNYELMLNLQLGIRHAVGRPAQPSSLDLKSSAFDPKEKVWTRFPPEGTKHTPPHQSCDFKWKDYCPLVFRTLRKLFKVDPGDYMISICGNDALRELSSPGKSGSFFYLTNDDKYMIKTMKKSEVKVLLRMLPAYYNHVRAFEDTLVTKFFGLHCVKVTGATQRKVRFVIMGNLFCTKYAIHRRFDLKGSSHGRTTDKPEENIDANTTLKDLDLNFIFRLQKSWFQDFHRQVDQDCELLEQERIMDYSLLVGVHFREVSQDKLPTEGQFQTQTTHKFPSTPRLSRADRDQFLCDPTRWAAIKLGANMPARVERIKRNDVESLLIGEPTGEFYDVILFFGIIDILQDYDISKKLEHAYKSIQYDPTSISAVDPKQYAKRFRDFIFRVFTENN; this is encoded by the exons ATGTTCAAGGACATCCAACGCATCAAGGCGTGGGAGTCCACCGTCCGAAAGACGGAGCAGCAGCCGCCGGCGCGGCGGCGCAGCCTTATCTTCCCCCCATTGTCGGTCGCCCCCACCGCCGACGACCCCGCCACCCCCCAGTCCTGCGACAACGCCTCCCTCGACGTCCCCGTCCACCACGCCGAGCGCCTCCTCCCCAACGGCGACTTCTATACGGGCCAGTGGCACAACAACCTCCCCCACGGCACCGGCAAATACCTCTGGACCGATGGGTGCATGTACGAGGGCGAGTGGCGCCGCGGGAAAACCATGGGCAAAGGCAAGTTCAGCTGGCCCTCCGGCGCCACCTACGAGGGTGCGTTCAAGTCCGGATTCATGGACGGGTTCGGCACCTACACCGGCTCTCTCGGGGACACCTACCGCGGCCATTGGTGTATGAACCTTAAGCACGGGAAGGGCAAGAAGTCGTACGCCAACGGCGACTACTACGACGGCGAGTGGCGCTCCGGCCTCCAGGACGGCCACGGCCGCTACATCTGGAAGAACGGCAACGAGTACGTCGGCGAGTGGCGCGCCGGTGTCATCCACGGCCGCGGCACCATCGTCTGGATCAACGGCAACCGGTACGACGGCGGCTGGGAGGACGGCTTCCCCAAGGGCAATGGCAGCTTCCACTGGGCCGACGGCGGCCTCTATGTCGGCCATTGGAGCAACGAGAATGGAGCCATCCAGCAGAAGGGTGTCTACTACCCGTCGCCGGCGGCGAGCTCGCCGACGCCCAGGGATCCCCATGCGGCATTCGCTGCCGGTCTCGGCGACTGCAAGGTCTTCCCTGGGGAGACCGTGTCCATCCTCCCGTCGCAGAAGACGCTGAACTGGTCGGGAATCGAGGAGAATTTCCTCCACAACCAGGCGGTGTGTGGGCAGTCCAAGTCCGGTGACGGCCGGCCGCGAAGGCGGGCATCGGCCGACAAAGTCGGGACCGGAGATACACCGAGGAGGACTAATGAGCACAACAATGCCATTACTGGTGGCGGCAATTGGGAGTCGGGCGGGGATTATGGTTGTGATGGTGAGGAAGGAAGCGTGACCAGGGGAAGAGGGGCAGAGAGCGAGGGGGTTGATGGGCTTCAGCTGGAGCGGACTGAGTCTAGAGGGAATGGAAGGTGGCTGCCGATAAAGTGGCCGCCGGCGGAGGTAAAGAGGCAGGGAGAGACTATCTCCAAAGGGCACAAGAATTATGAGCTCATGCTCAATCTCCAACTTGGGATCAG ACATGCAGTAGGAAGGCCAGCTCAACCTTCCTCgcttgatctgaaatcatctgccTTTGACCCAAAGGAAAAAGTATGGACAAGATTTCCTCCTGAAGGAACAAAACATACACCTCCACACCAGTCTTGTGATTTTAAGTGGAAGGACTACTGCCCATTGGTTTTCAG GACACTGCGCAAACTGTTTAAGGTTGATCCAGGTGATTATATGATCTCTATCTGTGGAAATGATGCCCTTCGGGAACTCTCATCTCCTGGGAAAAGTGGAAGCTTCTTTTACCTAACCAATGATGATAAATACATGATAAAGACTATGAAGAAATCAGAAGTAAAA GTGCTTCTGAGGATGCTCCCAGCCTATTATAACCATGTCCGGGCTTTTGAGGATACTCTAGTTACCAAGTTTTTTGGACTGCATTGTGTCAAAGTTACTGGGGCTACTCAGAGGAAG GTTCGCTTTGTTATTATGGGAAATCTCTTCTGCACCAAGTATGCAATTCATAGGCGTTTCGATCTCAAAGGGTCTTCCCATGGCCGTACAACTGATAAGCCTGAGGAAAATATCGATGCAAACACTACTTTGAAAGACCTGGACCTTAATTTTATATTCCGACTGCAAAAATCTTGGTTTCAGGATTTCCACAG GCAAGTAGATCAAGACTGTGAGCTTCTTGAGCAGGAAAGGATTATGGATTATAGTCTTCTCGTGGGCGTTCATTTTAGAGAAGTGTCCCAAGATAAGCTCCCAACTGAAGGACAATTTCAAACTCAAACAACACATAAATTTCCTT CAACTCCTCGCCTTTCAAGAGCAGACAGGGATCAGTTTCTTTGTGATCCAACCAG GTGGGCTGCAATCAAACTTGGTGCAAACATGCCTGCTAGGGTCGAACGAATAAAGAGGAATGATGTTGAATCCCTGCTGATTGGGGAACCAACAGGAGagttttatgatgtaatattgttCTTTGGCATCATTGACATTCTCCAAGACTATGACATTAGCAAAAAGCTCGAACATGCCTACAAGTCCATCCAGTATGATCCAACATCAATATCAGCTGTTGATCCGAAGCAATATGCAAAGCGCTTTCGTGACTTCATATTCAGGGTATTCACAGAAAACAACTAA